The sequence CATGTAAGTAAGACCCAAAAAATGATGACATGAATGCAAGATTTTCATTGCTTCTTCTATAAGTGTCTTGTTCCTCCAAAAAATATTGCTTGCTTTGCCTTGAGCATAGTGTATCAGTCTTTGACAATCGTCTTCCATCCAGAAGTCCTTTAAGTTCATACTCTGTGCCCACTTTGTTGCTTCCAACAGACTCAtagcttctgcttcttctgcaGATGAAGCTTGGAAAGTCCCAGCTCTGGCTTGAGTAGCAGTTCCTGTATCAACACGAACAATTAGACCATAACCAGCAGAATTTAAAGCATCAATCCACGAAGCATCAAAGTTTAGTTTAAATTGATTTGGAGGTGGTTTTGTCCATCCTTGGCCTATGTGAATTGCCTGTATAGAAGAGTTAGAGGAACTGTTGATTTCTTGGCCCATGTTTTCATCTGAAAGTGATTTTAAAGGGGACCAAAAAGCTAAGTGTCTCTGTACAGCTAGGGCTAACTGAACACTTGTGGTAGATTTGGATTGGAAGACCTAAgacatatttccttccaaatcaaCCAGCATTTGGTTGCCATTATCTCTATGTCATAGTTCGAACTTACCCCTGCAATCCAATCAACATACATATTTGCAAAAGAGAAATTAGCATCATTATTATGGTTTAATCCTATTATGGGAGGTAACATGGATACCGTCTTTGCATAAGTTCACTCGAAGAAAAGATGCTTCAGAGATTCGCACTCATGATTACAGAAAATACAGTTCAACGCTATATCTTTCATGAATTGGCCTAATTTCTTCCTGACAGGCAAAATATTGTGGATAACTTTCATAGGAAAATTTTTATTCTCTGCGAGATGTTTAGTTTCCCGAAAGCTTTCCAGAAGATAGCATTATCTAACATGTTATCATCTACAGAAGGATTTTTGAGTTTTTGTACATAGATTTAACTAAAAATTTTCCGTCATTTGTTAGTAACCATCTAAGTTTGTCATGTTTCAAGTTGTTTTGAATATCTGTGAATATACGTATGTTTAAAATCATTTCATCAAGGTCTCTTGGAAAGTTATTTCTAACCATCTGTTCATTCCACTTCTGTGTTTCTAAGTTAATTAGCTCAGAAACAAGTGTTAAAGAATTTAATTTGTTACCACAGTAAGTTAAGAGATTATCTTCCATACCTG comes from Papaver somniferum cultivar HN1 chromosome 7, ASM357369v1, whole genome shotgun sequence and encodes:
- the LOC113296594 gene encoding uncharacterized protein LOC113296594, encoding MGQEINSSSNSSIQAIHIGQGWTKPPPNQFKLNFDASWIDALNSAGYGLIVRVDTGTATQARAGTFQASSAEEAEAMSLLEATKWAQSMNLKDFWMEDDCQRLIHYAQGKASNIFWRNKTLIEEAMKILHSCHHFLGLTYMNRRCNVVADTLAKEARKRHIHKQQ